TGCGGTGGGGCCGGCGCCTGGACTGAACAGGTAGTTCACCATCGCAATCACTTTGAACTGGGAGAAAACAGATGGCAGCAGCAGTACAGCACTTTGAAGTCGTCAATCCACCCGAAGGCAGTTCGATCACCTTGAAGCACTTCATCCGGTGTGAAGGCGGCGTCGTCCCGACATGGGTCGAGGACTGCGCGAAACGCTACGACGGCAAGATCCCGCCTGACCGGCCGGTGTTTGTGGTGGACGTTCCAGCGGAAATGGCTGAACGGGCAGCGATGGTACCGGAGGTCGTTGATCTCACCCGTTTCACGAATGCAGAAACGATGGCCTATTTGCATTGGAGCGAATCTGATTACGTCACGGCGCGCGACCTCTTCGACTTTCCGAAAAATGATGCGTTTCGGGAAGACTTCGGCGTGTGGATCGGCGGCGGCGCGGGTGAACCGTGTCGGCTCAAGTCGGCCATCGATACGTGGCTCGTGAATTCGCGCGACAAGATCGCGGTGCTGTCTCGGTTGATTGCCAGCGCGAAACGCTGACCATGAATGACGGCATGTATCGCCGCATCGTCCGCGAAACACTCGGACGCGATGGCAAGCCGGACCCGTTTGAGGCGCTGGCGATTGCTCAGGAACGGGCACTCATCGCGCGAAACGTGGAAATCGCCAGCTTGCGCTGGCGTTTGGCTGGTGTGACGCGCCTGGTTCGCAGTCAGGCGCGCACGATCGCGCGGCATGAGGCGAACCTGCGGTACGCCGAGTCCATCATCTCGACTTTGCGGGGATTCACAGAATGAGGTTCCAGCCTTCGAAGCCGTGGACGAAACGACGACGGACGACTGGCGCCGGGCCGACTGCTCCCGCGGCGCCTGACACGCCAAGCACACCGAGTCCGGCAGATACGGGTACGGCGTACTACACGCTGTTATCGTGGGTGTCGGCGCGGGCCACGAACTTCGATGTCTATCTGAGCACGGTCAATCCGCCGACCACTATCGTCGCTCCGCAGATTCAATCGACCTCGTACATCCCAACGCTCCTGCCAGGCACGACGTACTACTGGAAGATCGTGGCGTTCAATGCCGGCGGCTCCGCAACCGGGCCGGTCTGGAGTTTCACGACATCAGCGGCGAGGACGACGCTATTTGAGCTGGCCGGGGACGTCGTGACCTCGCGGGTGCGGTTTCCGTCGTTGACGATCCATGACGTGCTCGGCGCGCAACCGAATACCGGATCGTGCGTGTTTGGGGACACGGCGCCGAATGCGGGAGAGGGGCTCAAGATCGGCCTCGGCACGCTCGATGATTCGGCGCTGATTTTCGGCGGAGAGATTCAGAGTCTCGATCAGACCTACGCCGGACTCCCTAACGTGAATCCGGTCTGGCCGGTGAGCCTGATCGATCACACCTTCCGGCTGAACAAGCGCCGGCCGTACGGTACCTGGGTGGAGACCTCGGCCTCCGTGATTGCGCGGGCGATTGCGGTGCGGTATGCGCCAGACTTCACGACGGTCGGTGTGCAGGACGGCCTGCCGAACGTCTCGATCATCTTCGACGGCTCTGAAGACTTCATGACGTGCATGCGCCGTCTGGCCACGGCGATCAGTGACTTCACTGTCGTCGGCAAAACCAAAGTCGATTACGCCAGAGACATCAAGCTCTTCCTGATCGATCCGGACGCGGAGCAACCCGATCCGATTAACACCACGCATCCGCCGCTCGACAAACCGTCCCCTATTGAGTTCAGCATCGATCACTCGCAGATCCGCACGCGCGTCTCCGGCAAAGGCCACAGTGAAGCGATCCCGACTGATGTCTCAATCGGAGAAACGATCCTGCCGGTGCCAGATGCGGTGATGTTCAACGTGAATGGCGGCACGGCGATCACGGGCGTCACGTCCTCTGGCGCGCAAGCGCAGGTTGTCACGTATGAGGGCGTGCAGCTCGGCGGCGGCGGCTCTTTAGTGGGTCCAGGGGCCGCGCCCAGTGTCGCGCCGTTACTCGCGGTCTCGGTCGGCGCTGGTCTTAGCTCAGGTCTGTACGGCTACGCCTACACGGATGTCACGGCGTCTGGCGAATCGCTCCCATCGCCATTGGGCACTATTACCGTCGGGACTTATCCGGCACCGACCTCTGCGCCGGCGGTCGGAACGCCGACGGCCGGGACCGGACCAGACGCGGGCGTTCACCTTTATGGAGTCTCGTACGTGACTGCGACCGGCGAAACCGTGCCGGGGCCGACTAGTTCAGTCACGACGGGCAGCGTCCCGATCGCGGCGCCGAGTAGTGCGCCGACGCTCACCGAAGTCGCCGGGACTCAATTTTGGGCCCCTGGCGATCACGTTCAGGTCGGTGTCACGTTCGTGACGGCCGCCGGAGAAACCACGGTGGGTCCGGCCGGGACCGTCGTGATCGCGCTGCCGTTTGGCAACAATCAGATCGACGTCAGCAACATTCCCCTTGGCCCAGGCGGGACCGTGTCGCGGAAGCTCTATCGGATTCAGGTCACCGGGACCACACCGACCGGGAACATCTTTGTAGTTGCGATCGGCGACAACGTCTCGACGACGCTGACGAATCTCCAGGCGGGCTCGCTCTACAGCAGCAGCGGGCAGTTTGGGCCAGTCAGTAACACGGCGGGAAACTCTGACGTGCATGTCGTCCCACTGTCGGCGATTCCCCTCGGGCCGAGCGGGACGACGGGCCGGAAGATCTACCGCACGGCGGCCGGCGGATCCCAATTGAAGCTGCTCACCACGATCTCTGACAATTCCACCACCACTTGGATCGACGGCGCGACTGACGCCAGCCTTGGTTCGAACGCGCTCGCGGTGGGCTCGGCGACAGCGAATCAGGTGGCGATCTTCTACGTCTCGACGGGTCCGTCTCCCACGACCAGCCGCAATATATACAGGACGTTGGTCAATGGCTCCCAGTTGTATTTATGGGGACCCATCGCGGACAACGTCAACACGAATGCGGGTCTCGACAACGTGCCTGATGCCGTTATCGCCGGGAATGCGATCGCGCCGACGTCTGATACATCTGGCCTGACGCAGCCGTCGGGACAAGTCAACGCGGGATCCACGACGTTGCTGACCGCCAGCGCGGGGCCGTTTCAGTTCAACGGCGGCTGGGCCATCCTGGGCGGCGGACAGACCGTGCGGTATACCGGCTACAGCGGCAACACGCTCACCGGGATTCCCGCGAGTGGTCCAGGCGCCATCACGACAACCGTGCTCTATGGCTCTCAGGTGCTCCCGTCGCCCGCGGTGGTTGGGATCAATCAGTGGAATGGCGTTCCGCTGGCGATGGCGAAAGGCTCGGCCGTGGCGATCTGGGTGCAGCGGGACGATCTCTCCGCGCAGGCGGCGCTCGGCCAGTTAGAACTCGATGAGGACGGCAACCCGACTGACGGGATCCGTGAGTACACGATCACTGACGGGCGCTTCGGGGAAGACTTACTGATTGCCACGTGTGACGCGGACTTGGCACAGTTCAGCCGTCCGATCGTGTCCTGCCAGTATTCCACGCGGGATCCGAAGACGAAAGCGGGACGGACGGTCTCGATCGATCTTGGCGGTTTCGGAGAAGCGGGCGACTACACGATTCAATCGGTGGATCTGAGTTTCGATAGTCCGTACACGCTGCCATTGCGGCGAGTCACGGCATCATCGACGGCGTTCACCTTGGCGCAATTGCTCCAGCGTGTCCTGATTGGCTGATTTGCAAGATGGCGGGTGACTGTGGCAGGGTATGCGGTACGCCGGCCCGTGCGTCAAACACGAACCGGCGCCCCGACTCGGAACATCAGCGCGTTAACGCCGATGGACCTGCCGCAGATGTTAGCACCTGCCTCAGTGCCGTTGGCCTCTCATTGGGAGGTCAGAATGCCGAAAGAGACGCTCGACCCACGGCCCGCGGCCAACGCAGTGCAAAAGCTCCTCGGGAAACTCGACGCGATCGGCCGGCGGTCGCCGAAAGACCTGCACGCGCTAGACGTGCTCGCGGATCTCGTTTTGGAACGGCTCGGGCCGGACCTCGAGCCGGCGGCGTATCACTGGAAGTGTGACGAGCCGAGCGTGACGAAGCGCGGTGCGCGATGAAGGCCGCTGCGCCGTTTCAGTTGTTGAAGTTCACGCCGAAACCGGCGGCGGTCGACCCGCCAGACCTGCAAGCCGCGATCGATACGCTGGCGTACCTGTACGAGCAGGACGGCAAGGACTTTCGCCTTTGCGTGGGATTCCTCAACCACCTGATCGAACAGCGGAAAAGTGGTGCGCGATGAAGGCCGTCACCCTCGACGCGGCAGAACACTTGAACGGGAGAACCTAGACCATGACACTTATTTCGGATGGCCACATGGCCCTGGCCGACTCCGGCTTATCACTCGCGTCGATCGGGAAGAAGATGCGCGACGAAGGCCGAACGCAAGACGAGATCGACACAACGCTAGCGTTTGTGATCAGGGTGCGAGAGTTCATTGCTGATAATCCGTCTCTGAAGATCGAGAAACCGTCGTGAGCGTTCGGAAGTTCTGCAGCCCGCGGCTGCCGGCGGACCATCCGCTGCACTGCCTGAAGTCGCCCAACTGCGAGCACCATTGGTTCTACGATTTCCGCGTCAACCGGATGCGCTACCGGAACACGACGGAGACGGCCAACAAGCAGGACGCGAAGAACATCGAGGCGCGCGAGCGATCGCGCGTCCTCGACGGCCGGCACCAGATCCGCCAGCAGCCCGACGTCACGTTCAAGACGTTCGGGAACACGTATCTGACCGACTACGCGGAGCAGCACAAGCGCAGTGTGGAGCGGGACCGGGAGATTCTCAAGGTGCTGGGGCGGGCGTTCGGGTCGCTCATCCTGCACGAGATCACGGCGCACCGGATCGAGCAGTTCAAACGCGAGCGGCTGACAGGGAAATGGCGCGGCCACAAGCACAAGGGCGCCGAGAAACCGATCCAGCCGGGGACGGTCAACCGGGAGCTCGACACGCTCCGCGGCGTGTTCTCGAAGGCGGTGGAGTGGGGCTACTTGGTCGAACATCCCATGCGGCGCGTGAAGCGCCTACGGGTCGACAACCGCCGCACGCGCATCCTGACGGCTGACGAGCAATCCCGGCTCCTGGCGGCGTGTCCTCGCAAGCTGGGGCGGATGGTCACGTTGGCGCTGATGACCGGCGCCCGCATCGGCGAGCTACTGGCGCTCCGCTGGGTCGACCTCGAGGCGGGGGAGTTGGTGTTTCTGGAAACGAAGAACGGCAGGACACGGCGGCTCCCGATCGGTCCGGGCCTCCGTGCGGTGTTCGACGCCATCCCGCACACCTCATCGGAGTGGGTGTTCACCAACACCAGGACGCACGATCGCTACACGGTCAACGGGGTGGCGCACTCGTTCAAGCGGGCCGTCCTACGGGCCGGCATCGGCAGCGGCGATGTCACGCTGCACACGCTCCGGCATACCGCTCTGAGCCAGATGATTGCCGGCGGGCTGGACGACTACACCGTCATGGAGGTGTCGGGGCACTCCTCGACGCGGATGCTGGCCCGCTACACACACCCGACGGCGGAACGGAAGGTCGCGGCGCTGGAGAGCTTCGCGCCGTCGATGGGCAGAACCTGG
Above is a window of Gemmatimonadota bacterium DNA encoding:
- a CDS encoding site-specific integrase encodes the protein MSVRKFCSPRLPADHPLHCLKSPNCEHHWFYDFRVNRMRYRNTTETANKQDAKNIEARERSRVLDGRHQIRQQPDVTFKTFGNTYLTDYAEQHKRSVERDREILKVLGRAFGSLILHEITAHRIEQFKRERLTGKWRGHKHKGAEKPIQPGTVNRELDTLRGVFSKAVEWGYLVEHPMRRVKRLRVDNRRTRILTADEQSRLLAACPRKLGRMVTLALMTGARIGELLALRWVDLEAGELVFLETKNGRTRRLPIGPGLRAVFDAIPHTSSEWVFTNTRTHDRYTVNGVAHSFKRAVLRAGIGSGDVTLHTLRHTALSQMIAGGLDDYTVMEVSGHSSTRMLARYTHPTAERKVAALESFAPSMGRTWAEREFEGWKRSGGPQEDRTPDLRVANATGKKRKAP